A genomic segment from Synergistes jonesii encodes:
- a CDS encoding transposase — protein MLKTADVSSMDDIQNLFKETIAAFMENRLDAELEDELGYGRYDSKNKSTDNSRNGHGSKTLHTRFGDVGISVPLNRNSEFDPQIPKKNQTSIR, from the coding sequence TTGCTGAAGACCGCGGATGTCAGCAGCATGGACGACATTCAGAATCTCTTCAAGGAAACGATCGCGGCGTTCATGGAAAACAGGCTCGACGCTGAACTTGAGGACGAACTCGGCTACGGCAGGTACGACAGCAAAAACAAGAGCACGGACAACAGCCGCAACGGACACGGCAGCAAGACCCTGCATACGCGCTTCGGCGACGTCGGCATATCAGTGCCGCTAAATCGTAACAGCGAGTTCGATCCTCAGATACCCAAGAAGAACCAGACGAGCATCAGATAA
- a CDS encoding transposase, producing the protein MYAKGMTTSDIVAHIRDIYGIDISDTTVSRITDRIFRQPKNGSSVRLKPSTR; encoded by the coding sequence ATGTACGCCAAAGGTATGACCACCTCGGACATCGTAGCCCATATCCGCGACATATACGGCATAGATATTTCCGACACTACGGTAAGCCGCATCACCGACAGGATCTTCCGGCAGCCAAAGAATGGCAGTAGCGTCCGCTTGAAGCCGTCTACGCGGTAG